TAATAGCTGATAAAGCTATAAGTGAAATTTTTGGCTTCCTCCACTTTATTGGGAGTGATCCATCAGTGCACTCaggcgctccccccccccccccccacagctttgTACAAAGCAGCTTGGAAGACATGGAGTTTCACTACAATTTCCACTGCTACAATTCCATCACTAGGCAGAAGTACCTGTTCAGCCATAAAAATCAAATCTACTTCAGAAGGCAGAAACAGAGTAGGGAACAAGAACTGCTTAGCACATTAAGGTTCTTGCATTACTCTACTGCTTCAAGAGGATTTAGTTAGACTAAAAATGGTGCTCCGGATTAAATCAAACAGCATTTAAATAACAATAACTACATTTAAATACAAGTACTAAAAAAACTGCAAAATGCAGTCATCTGTTTAAAGTGATGCCTGCTGCAAAATGTTCATGCATAATCTAAAAAACAAAGGAAACctgctttttccatctcaaaCTCTCTTTTACTCATAGTCTGATTTAACAGGTTAAAAACTCAAGACCACCAGCTAGTTCTTGAACTAAGCCTTAGCACATGTGCATACAACACAGGGCTTCCCTGAAATGTATGAGGCAGCCACAAAAGGCTGCCTTAGCAGCAAAACCTCACTTAATCACAGCTACCtgaggaaaaaataaaagtatATTGCACCAAAATaatttagcccaatcctaaaaacTAAAAAGACATCAAAGAACAATGCCCTGATAAGCGAGTCAGATTGTTCTATATAAGCACATGAATTTTAAGAGGTTCTCACTCTCTCCTTACAGAGGAAAGTCCTTCTGCCAAATATGGCTTCTCCAGCTTCCTCCATACGCAAGCTgacatctcacagcccaatcctatccatgctttcctgggagtaaaccccattgactataatggaacttacttctgagtacatatgcctaggattgggttgcaagctGGGTCTATTTACAACTCCCCACTTTATATTGATTTACAATGGGGCATGTTCAGCTCTGCAGAATTATACTTCTTGGTCTTAGATCCCATATTGAAAAGAGGAGGTAGACTTTAaagaaaggctttttaaaaatataactcAGTTGCTGGCAAACTGGATTACTCCTTTCACcattctatatacactttcctttTGAGCACTAAACACCCTGGCCAAGTTCAACCCAATGACTAAGTACTCTGGTGGCAATGGCTTAAGTTGCACGAAGTATAAAGTGTTTGCTGGGTCATGCCCCAGAGCTGAAGGGGGGAAGAGAGCACAAGCCTGCTGAACAGTAGAAAAAGCAAGGCTAATTTCccttagaaaaaaaacaaaacaaaaaccaaagtgCTGAGAAGCTACAGATCCAGTATAACTACAGAAACGAATTTCTGCCACTCATAAATAACACTTGTGCCTTCATAAGGTCATACAAAGTATTTAAAACTCCCCTCAAAATCCAATGAATTTAGTACCACCACTTGGATCTGTGACAAGTggacattttgttttttaaaccctttatttttactttttttctaaAAGGTCATTTTGATGTTGAATTGGACAAGGATTTAAAATATCCTTCCTTGTGAGTTGAACCTGGCAAGCCTTAGCCCCTGGAAACCAAAAGGGCGCATCTTGAAACCTACTTCTCACGTCTACCTGGCTTCTCAAAGtttctttttctgaaatacagatgGCAGCTTCCTCTTCTTGACATAACCATTCTGTATCTGCACATTTTCACAGCTTACTAAAATACCCTCAGCATGACTGGTGTACCACTGGGCAACAAATTCTGTCTTTTCTCAGTTACATTCCATTCATCCCAGGTAGGACAGCTTTACCTGGTAATTTGATTTCACTGCTTCTTCTGTGACAACTAATTTATCGGGCTTTTTCccatttctcccttccccacaaagAGGCACAATGTATTCTGACTTCAGTTGCTTTGATACCTGCCCGTTTCAACTTCAAGCAAGGAAACTCCTTTTTGAAAAAGCTTTGCTCCAAGCAGAGGCAGTAGAAAGACAAAATTAAGACATTCCATGGGATCAAAATGCTGCTTTAGGTCATCATTGAGACTGGCTGATTCTCTTCTACCCCAGGAGGATGGGGATCAATCTGCAGAGAAGAAACAGCCACTTAATATCTGGGATTCTACATACACACTTTTTACATTTTTAGTAGATGTACAAGTGTGTGTTTAATATTGTATGTGGAAGTATTTTGGTTTACCTCTGAATAGAGAGGAGGGGGCTGAAACCGGAACTCCTGTATGTAGGCAAAAATGGGACAACATAATTCTTCACATTCAATTGGTTGTGGGTAAGCAGTTACATGCCTTGAGAACTCTTCCTCTGATACTACATCAGCATAATTGGGTGGTgctaggaaagaaagaaaaaaacaaatcaatTAAGCCATTATTCTTTACTTCTCTTCTGCATATGAATACATTCCCTAGCTGTAACTATAACTGATCATCTTGATTGGAAAAGCTTTGGAGAGATTTGCCAACTGATTTCACCTGCCATCCTAGGTAAAACAACCCAAATTGCTCACACCCTCAAAACATACCTTCAGGATGTTCTGGCATTGTCAGTGCCAGCCAGCTCATATCCATACCAAACTGGTTGGCAAGGCTGGAGTTTCTGCTGGAAAATGCAGTACATGGAATTGTGCCAATCACCAGAGGCAGCTCAAGCatcaactttttagcaccaggaataTGAATGTATACCTGCAACACAAGACACACAATTTCATAGGATTTGTCAAAAGGCAGCCAGCATTACCACCACCAATGTATTTCAAACATTTAACTTGACCTTCAAGCTAACACTCTTTTAGCATTTAAAAGAACAGTGAAACAAAAAAGGTGTGGGTTTTTTATTCCTTTCTGGTTTCTGTTCTTTCCCACAAGACAGCTTACATTTCTGTTGCCTCTGTGAAGGGTGAGGGGCCTAATCCCAGCTTGAAGTTTCAAAGTGTTTGTGCTGCAAGATCGAATTCCCCCAAATCCAGCAATTCTGGATAAAACATGAGTCTGGCCTTTTCCCCACAATACCTTTTCAGGCCCCTTTTCTGGTCTGTTCCTGGACCACCCACCTGTTCCATACTGTCACTATTACCTGTGTTTCTCCAGAATTAACTCTACAGTCCAATAATCATTTTGATACTCTCTAATATTCTCACTTGGACTCTCTTCCTTAACTTACACTCCACCTGCTCACCACATTATTAGCATCACCATTTTTAGCAGCAGCAAAAAGCATGCCTCCTTTAGAACTCGCAGAACAATTGAGGATAGTGGCATTAGATGGGGAGAACAGAGTCCATTACATGTTTGCAGGTTCAGTTGTGCTGCCCAACTTTCTGAAAGGTGTTAGGAAACAGCAATGCCAAGAAGAATTTAGGGAATGACAAATAAATCTCCAAGtacatttattttttcacattcctAAATGCATGCATTTTTCCAGTGTTAAGGTCATGACAAAAAGCTGTACTTACGGCTAGGGAATATTCAACTCTAATAATACAGCAATCAAGGATAGAAGGAGTTACAGGGGGAATTTTCAAAGTCTTCCCATTCCAGGTgtctgtgctcccagaagcaacaTGATTCCCTCGCACGTTGGCAACCATCTGACGGAAAGTCTTAGTTTTTCCACTAGCCAGATAAGTCTGTGTTTGGAAAATGGCAGCTTTTGGAACAATTAAACGAGAGGAACAATTTTCAATTTCTGCATAAATCGGTATAGCTTCACCTAAAAAAAACCAAGAAAGTAAGTTATTAATTTATCAGACAATATATTTACAACTTTGATATTTAGAACTTCTTTCAGTATATGATGCAaagaaacagtttttaaaaaaatgttttgctattAGCCCAATTTCACCCAATGGACAGTTTAAGAGatacattccccctcccccccaaaaaaaacaacaacgagGTGTGTTTTTACCCATAATAGATCTGCTATAGTTTGACAGATCCTGGcatttagtatttttacaggtcatgccttgttatccactggggttttgttccagaaccctcagtggattttaaaaaatcagtggataccaaatcagtggaaaaatagatttaaagacccacttccaagtgtgcctccattgttgccccagaatgcattggtatatacactataccacattcatccactagatggagtgaataatggaatctagtggaattaaactaattatttaacagcacaaaggtgggaaattggattttggtgctttataTCTTGcttaaatgccttataagatgGGCTTTAGTATCAGTggcgagtcaaatcagtggatacatgTGATGCTAgcaagcacaatcctgtgcacatttctcagaagtaaaacccaagAGATATTTGAGCAAGAATCGAAATACACATAGAGAGGCTTGAATTGGTTCTCTTTTTATGCCTCAAAAACATGGGGATTTTTAACACAGTATGCTCTAGGTGAAAACAAGATGTTTTAAAGGATACACGGATAAGGCAGGCAGTGGGGAAAATCAGTGGATGGGAGGGAATGTGTGCAGCTATTCCTTGTCCACCAGCTCCACTTGTGACTTCCTCAACCCCCAGCTATTCTAAAATCACTTTTCTCCCAGCTAGAttctaaaactggaagtgagctcaaTAAGGGAAGACATAGCCCCAGGGAACAGGGGTTTACAGAGAATCAGCAAGTGTGGGAAGAAGGTCCCTTTGATTTCCCAACCTACAAGTGCACCCCATGTTCCCATCATCTCAACACACAAGGTAAGTGTATATTTTGCTCTGAATCTAATACACTGAGGGTGACAAACTTGCCATTGCAATATCCTTTCCTCTCGATTTTGGCACTCAGAGAGACTGGACCAGAAGTGAAAAACCAGCATCCGACCATCTTCTCTTGACTCTGCCTTACAGGGGTCTGTAAAAACAAACAGGGAATAGCAGTTTTCATACTTGCAAATAGTGGCAATCCAGTGACTATCTCATTAATTCACAGTTCATTAAGATACAGTAGCACGTGCCGACGTTAGGCTCAGTAGCATTTACAGCAAGTATAGTAAGGAGATTAACCAAAGATGTGGTTCCAAGTTAATTTTTATTGCTACATATCAGGTTCTGCACATCTTCAGACACCCCAAGATGACAAATTCTTTTTGGAGGTGGTACAACCTCTTCTCAGTTCTATTCCACATGATAGTGCTGTATGATTTCACAGTTAGACTTCTGGCAACTGTACTTGTCTCACTACTCTCTGCTGTAGTGACTAGACGTCCCAGGTCAGCAATTCAGTTTTAGGAACCAGATGTTTTTAGCAATTGCTATTATTTAAATGACATTATTGCCCACTAGTGCAAAGTACCAAGCCACCACACAATACCTCCAATTTCAGTTGCAATAATTAATCTCAAATATTAATTTTCTTGAGGAGCACAAGAGTAACCCACTGAAAGTATGCCTATGTAGGACTTCTCCATGCAACAGCACATACAGAGACAATGAAGCAACAGCAGTTCCTTGGTCAGATAAGCCTTCTCTCCCTTCTATAGTAGGAAGAGAAAGTTTCTACCACCGGCAGCTGTTTGACAGGCTCACTGCAGAAGCAGTTACTTTTGAAAGGAGAGGTTGTTGCATATCTGAACAACGAATTGGGAGCTCAAGACTTTTGTAGAAAAAAAGTCACATGCTTAAACATGTTACATAATTTTATGAAGTGTTATTTTATTCTACGTGCAAACTTCAACAGTTGCATTTTTACTGATACCTGACTTAAGCAGTCAACAGGAACAAAAGGCAATGAATAGCTTTCAGATACTTTTCAGACTACTGAGATTCAGCCAAACATAGATACTGTTTAAAACTGACCCAAGGCGTTTGAATTGTGTCTGCACGTAACATTTCAATGTTTTTCAGACATGTACATTCTGTGGCTTCCTAAATCACACTTATGAGGACAACCATGTACATTTGCATTTTTCTGCCCAGGTTGTTTGCACTGGGACCAtagctgggatccaaagagcaaGTAGGCATGCAgctattttttcttttcaaaaaacagAATATCACACTGCTATAGAAGATCTCCCCACAACTTCTAGTTTTGGCTTTTGGAAGGAGAAGGCTGAAAAGCCCTCATGCAGTACATTACATATCATTCTTTGAATCCAACCCCAGTCTGTAAATCAAGCCCGGTGAGAATATTTTTAAGTACCTGGACTATGCCTAATATGACCCCTGACTATGCAGCACATATTAAGCCCCTAATATGCAGCACATTTTGTAGCAAGAGCCTTGTGCCTGTGAATTCCCCTCCACTGGTGCATTAATTCAATACTCTCTGCTTTTGGTAAACCGTCTTCTGAATAGGAAAATTAGTCTGATTAAACCAGGAAATACTGAATTAGGACATGAAAGataagga
The DNA window shown above is from Tiliqua scincoides isolate rTilSci1 chromosome 8, rTilSci1.hap2, whole genome shotgun sequence and carries:
- the ARRDC4 gene encoding arrestin domain-containing protein 4 produces the protein MGKHGSIQYCVKATLEGPVVPNQTVQREFQVISHIDTNSPTLLTPVRQSQEKMVGCWFFTSGPVSLSAKIERKGYCNGEAIPIYAEIENCSSRLIVPKAAIFQTQTYLASGKTKTFRQMVANVRGNHVASGSTDTWNGKTLKIPPVTPSILDCCIIRVEYSLAVYIHIPGAKKLMLELPLVIGTIPCTAFSSRNSSLANQFGMDMSWLALTMPEHPEAPPNYADVVSEEEFSRHVTAYPQPIECEELCCPIFAYIQEFRFQPPPLYSEIDPHPPGVEENQPVSMMT